The window GTAATTGATTTTGTTAAGCCCAACATGTATGGAATATTATCATTGCAACTTGTAATTGATATCCAAGGTATAATTGagataattaacatttttttggTGGTAAGTTTTCAAGATCCAGGGTGTACATCCCAGTTAGCCGAGATGCTTTTCAGGTGTCCACAGTCTTGGACCATATCTCCTAGAAGCTTAGTTTTCAATGCTGTGCCTAATAGTGATGGCTTCACACTACCGTTAATATCATATAAAATTCAGGCCACAATGTAAGTATAAATTTCACTTGGCTTCTggataaattagattttttttcccactttgtcCAATCAGGTTAGATCTTCATTGTTTTTACTGTATAATGTGGGTGACAAAGGCTAGGAAGTGTTCACCTCTGAAAAAGCTGCTAATTGAGCTCTCATCATGAGTGCTATCTTTAATTCACgacttttcaaaaaaaaggatggcatgttcttttaaaaaattagtgtggcaaatatatataaatgtagtGCAAATTTgccatttaaccattttaagtgtacaattcagaggCATTGATTACACTTTCAGTGTTGTATACCCATCACTGCCACCCATCTCCAAGATTTTTTATTATCCCAAACACAAACATTGTAcctattaagcagtaactccccattgccCCTACCTCCCTATCCCCATCTCCCTATCCCCCACTTCCCTATCCCCCACCTCCCTATCCCCCATCTCCCTATCCCCCACCTCCCTATCCCCATCTCCCTATCCCCCACCTCCCTATCCCCCACCTCCCTATCCCCCCACCTCCCTATCCCCCACCTCCCTATCCCCCACCTCCCTATCCCCCACCTCCCTATCCCCCACTTCCCTATCCCCCACCTCCCTATCCCCCACCTCCCTATCCCCCATCTCCCTATCCCCCACTTCCCTATCCCCATCTCCCTATCCCCCACTTCCCTATCCCCCACCTCTCTATCCCCATCTCCCTATCCCCCACTTCCCTATCCCCATCTCCCTATCCCCCACTTCCCTATCCCCCACCTCTCTATCCCCATCTCCCTATCCCCCACCTCTCTATCCCCATCTCCCTATCCCCCACTTCCCTATCCCCCACCTCCCTATCCCCATCTCCCTATCCCCACCTCCCTATCCCCCCACCTCCCTATCCCCCCACCTCCCTATCCCCCCACCTCCCTATCCCCTACTTCCCACTTGGCAAACTATAATctcttttctgtctccatgaattgcttttcctaggtattttatataagtgagattatacaatatttgtccttttgtgtatgacttatttcactcaaccttaTATTTCTAAGGcccatctatgttgtagcatgtattggaaattattcttttttatggctgaataatattaatTGTAGGGATATACCACCATCTATgaatgggcacttgggttgtttcccccATTTCcctcttgtgaataatgctgctatgaacatttgtgtgcaagtaTCTTTTTGAGgccctgttttcaattcctttgtttattaaatcattacatttttttgtgtgcctaatggcagggtcacatttcattattttttcatttgtgttttccattattgtagcacaatttgttgatttttgtttgtttgttttgcttgtttccttgttcttttgggaagtgcacgggccgggAAGTGAACCTGGCTCTtggacatggcaggtgagaattctactacccTTTCACCCCCTaaatcatgactttttttttttttttagctacttATCAATCTCGTAAGCTTTTATTTGGTTGAAACTAGAAATACACCTAGCCGAGTACACATGACCAGCGCCACGTCCCAATATGCATGAAGGTGCCCAGTGCCACCCATGGCACATGACATCCTGGTAGTGCCCTGAGCCCCTCCCTTCCCATCTGTGCAGAGCCCCCCTGCCCCAGCTGCCTTTGTCCTTTGGTATTTATTCATGCAGGAGTTCACATGCTCCACGGGGCATAAAGGCTTGACCTCGGCAACTGATCCTTCAGCCAGGAGGAtgatattacttttttatttacgtGATTGTCCTTTTCATTTCCCTTTGCTGCTTGGAAAGAAAAGGAGCAAAGCAGAATATGGCGAAAATATAGTCAGCCTCTTGGCAGTCTGAAAGTGTCCCTAAGCACATTTTATTTGGCTCTTTGGGATTCCTGGCTTTTATACTCTCGCCAAATGAAATTGTTTCAGGCAAACATCAGGAAATATTATGTATTTGCTTAAGCTGTGAGCTTACTTGCCTCTCAGTAATGAAACTCTTAAAACATAATCTATTCTACCCACACCATTCCAAAAAGTCCCCCatttttgtcaatattttatttccaCAGACTCTGTGAGTATTCGGATGAGTGCCTATGAGCCCCCCACCTCCTACGATCACCTGGGCCCTGAGCTCCTGGCTTCATTATCTGTCCCATTATCTTAGTGTACTGCTGCCACGGCTGCCTAACGCTGCCTAAGAGGGACTCTCCATAGCTTTGTAAAATAGATTCCAGGCAGAGGATTCTGTTTTCTCAGAGGAACATGAGTCATGGATGATTAACCCTTCCTTATGCTCAGACAATGATTTCCCACTAAGAGACAcatctttcattctttagttTCTCCCTAAGATGGTACCTTTAATTAAATTGAAGttctaaaaatagtttttaatatcGTCTAACCTAGAGAATTTACACTTTGTTAAAAATTGTTCCTTAATTTCATTTAAGATATCCTAATTTATGTGGTAATACCCATAGcggtccatattttttacttaattggcCCGTTTACCttatattatttagttttaaatatGGGTTCTCAAGAACCATCTTTAAATatggaggtgtttttttttttaagttaatcagttttaaatgttataataaaGACAAATCTATTTGAGAAGAAAACAATGTGGAGATCTAAGACAATAATTAAGCAGGGATACCCCGTGCAAATGTCAGGAAGTACATGTAACTTTGGTCTCAGACTGTAGATGGGTGTTTTTGGCAGGAAAGTAAATTAAATTGTTAGACTTTTCCAGATGATCAGTCTCAATGGGATCAATTCTTTCCATCCATAAATTTACTCTGTTTGTAAACTATTTTTTGAAGCAGACTTGATTCAGGGTATAACACTAATAAAGAATGTGGGTTGTTTTTACCTGAGATGTTTCCTCTATCCCTTGCATGAATCTAGAATATTTTTCAAAGGCTACTTATATAGGAAACCTTTGTGACTCAGCAAATCAAAACCCATTTTTTTCCTAGACTCTCCTAGAATCCTGGTCTTATAGCTTCTTTCCTGGTCTTCAGTGTTAAAAGGTCTCATTTTGCATTCTTTGTCAGCCCAAATTTTTGTACTTTGTGCATTTTGGGATGATTTCTTCCCTTCCAATGATCCTCCCATTATGGGTCTTTGTATAAGCTTTTTAGAGCATAAGGGACTACAAAGACAGCTTAGTCCAATTTCAAGAATAGGAAAATGAGAGGGTATATTTAAAGTTGCACCAGGCAGCCCTCACATTCAGGAGATGATGTCTGATTGAACAAGCCTGTCCATCATCGAGGGAACCCAATCCAATTGCTTCTCCCAGCTGACCAGTGATTCTTTCATTAATCCAGTGGTCAGCCAGAGACCAGCAGATATCTGGGGAAGCCAACAACATGGAAGAGAAGAACCACAATGAACAAAAAGATCAGAGAAATTTCAGATAACTGAGAACagcagcaataaatttcaatgagCATTCTTGTTGAAATTCAACATGGCAtcacatttcataaaataaagCGAGTTTCTCTTGAGCGAGCGCGAGTAGCTAGATATTATTTTATAAGAGCCTGTGAAATGACTGAATGATCCTGAGATAGAAAGAATAGTTTGCAGTTTGGGCAAAACAATAGAGAGTTGAGGTCAGTATGGACTTACTGCCCTAGACCTATCTCATGAATACAATTCAACTGCCACTCTCCTCTTCACCTTTCTGGTTCTGACTTCCAtgtcccctttgggaaatggtctCCATTATCCCAGATTTGACCGGATTCCTTCAGACCTCTCTATTGCAGCACTTACCATAATCTaatttactaaatatttgttaaactaTCCTTTTGGTGCCTGTCTCCTCTAGCTGAATCTATGCGCCCATGAGAGTAAGGATTCTGTCTCAGGTATCTTCTTGATATGTGGGTATGCGCCCACAGTTGTTTTCCTGACTGTTTGTCCAGAGCCTGAAGTTTAGGGAAAGTTCAATAGATATTTCTTGTACAAATAAAGAACAGTAGCTATAAATTCTTCCCTTTTATGTTGTGCTTGCTTTCTACTTTCAGACAGATACCCACTTATTTTGGTTGCTGGTTTCATAATGGAGACATTTGAACTTAGCCAAGAACCTATTGAACATACATGGAATAAGTGGGTGCTGTGGGCAAGGTGCTCTTTTAGAGATTTGGGCAATACAAAGATTGCTAAGGGCTCATCTCTTCCATCTAGGTATTTGCACTCTAGTCTGGAGCTAAATAACCAAACATAAGACAAGGCTAAGGGAGGATATTGTGCTTTCAAGCAAATGGTGGCCTCACTCTGAGAATTCGAGCAGAGGGAGAGCTCGAATCACATTCCATAtgctattgaattttttttttttaatgtacaatgATTTATCACAATGCTACACTCATAATGATATTATGAGTCTTTAATAGACTTAATCAAATTCCTAAGCAGACTCTCCCTCAGTCTTTTGCTTTTAATGAATCTTCTGATATCTTCCTATAATGTCTTTTAGCAAATTTTAGCACTGATGCCTGTTCACTTTTTTGGTTGGTTGGGATTCCAAAATGCACACAAGAACAACTGAGTATTTAATTGAGCAGATATGAAGGCAGATGTACGTGGTGAAATCGAGATGGGGGGTGCCGGTGTCCTGGACTTTGATAATATGTTCCATTTGCATTCATTGCACACATTAATCTCCTTCCATGATTAATTATGTTTAATGAATTTTACTGGTCTCAAAAATGACCTTACTGAGCAATACTTTATTGTTAAACAGTtcctctaagaaaaaaaaatgaaaagtcaacTTTATGCTTATCTGGAGGAAGTAATAGATTCCTTGCTTTGCATGACCCTGTTACTTCTCTATTTAGTTAAATAAATGGCTGTTGAATTCACTGCTTTTTCTGTATGTGTCATGTGTCCTCTGTCTTAGTCTCCCACCTGCTAAAACAAGTATcattcagtgggttggcttaacaacaggaatttattggctcacgattTCAGAGGCTAGTGGGCTTCTGGGCCTGGATCTTCAGCAATCcctgggattccttggcttttccaaggaaatgcacatggcagtgccttctcctttctcttctgtgctctgtgactttcagcttctgtctgttccctgtggcttcctctttTTGGGTCCAAGTTCCTTTGCCTATAAGAACTTCCTCCATATTAGACTatgcccaccctcattcaatttgggcacaccttaactgataatatcttctaaggttctatttacaaatgggttcaaatCTATAGCACCAGGGCTTGGACCTaaatatgccttttgtgggggacaggATTCAATCCTTAATACCTTCCTTATCAAGAAGAGACAGGGTAAAAGATATTTGATACATTCTCTCTCTCATATAAATGAAAGCACATTTATATCTTTGACTAGAGGCAATACTTCTGATAAAGGGAAGCTCCATTCCACTTACTTTTGGTGATCATTAGTAAGTAGTTCATTCATATTACCATTTTCATATCTACTTatgattctgaaaaataaagtacatttattcgttttaattttaatgaatgaaaTGACTCCAAGTTTCTCTGGTAACTGCCAGAGAAACTTCTTGTTTAATGGAGAGAAGCCATGCCATAACCGGAGTAATACTAAAACCACCATGAGGTTGTACATTAATCTGTCAGGGCTGCCAGGACAAGTACCAGagaatgggttggcttcaacacCAGACATTTAtggcctcacagttctggaggctacaagtccaacatcaaggtatcaccaggccatgctttctcccagagatGACTGTAGGTTCTGGCACTGGCTTGGTCCCTGCCCCTGCTGATATTGGCCTCCTTCTCTGACTtctacttctggcttctcctttggTTTCTACTACCTGCATTCAAACTTCCTCTCTTAGAAGGGCTTCAGTCATGGTAGATTAAGGTCCATCCTGACTCAATTTAGCTTCATCCAAATAGGATCTTAAAAGTTCCTATTTCCAAACGAATTTGCGCCACAGGATCAGGAAatagaacttgaacatgtctttgtggtgGACATGATTCAATGCACCAAAAATGGGCTTTGGCACCAGTGGTACTTTGGTTTGCCTCCCAGCCTTACCCCTCATTGGCTGAGTGAACTGGTTCCTTCTAtgacttccaatttctccatcataaaatggagatTATGACACCAGCTTCTGCAAGTTGGTGAGGACTTCATGAGTTAATATAAAGATTGGACAAATATTAACAGTATCCCCTTCTCCTTTACCCGCTCCCTGTAATTGGAAAAAAGTTACATAATATGATGACCAGTATATGGAGGCTTCACAGTACttcaagaaaaacaataaagatatGCCATGATTTTTGGTTAGGGGGCTGGGGCCAGGGGGACATTAATTTCCTCATCTCCCTACAGCTTTTCCTTGATTCTGCCTTCTTTGAGGGGGGCACTAGAAATTTTCTTCCTGAGCATGTGATCAGAGATGGTCAATGACATGCtccaataaagagaaaaaacgaTGGTGGCCAGAAGCAGCTGGAACCAAGATTGGCTTCAGTTAACCATTGGGTAGACCAGTTGCCCCTTTTGAATTTATTGACTGTAAGAACTGGGGGGTTTTCACAATGCAATCTGGATTTTTCTGAGGTTGGGAGAATGGAAACAAAGTTTATTGGCTTGTTTTTGGGGAACTGTCAAAAAGAGGGTGAAGTGAGCCTTCCCAGAAAGGTTTTAAGTAATTCTCTCCAACATCTGCTTTCCTTGCCAGGTGTGTCCCAGCTGAGTGTTGGAGCCCTCACGCAACATGCCTGAACAGAGCAATGATTACCGTGTGGCTGTGTTTGGGGCCGGCGGTGTGGGCAAGAGCTCCCTGGTGTTGAGGTTTGTGAAAGGCACGTTCCGCGAGAGCTATATCCCAACGGTGGAGGACACCTACCGGCAGGTGATCAGCTGTGATAAGAGCATCTGCACACTGCAGATCACCGACACCACCGGCAGCCACCAGTTCCCCGCCATGCAGCGGCtgtccatctccaaaggccacgcCTTCATCCTGGTATACTCCATCACCAGCCGGCAGTCCTTGGAGGAGCTCAAACCCATCTATGAGCAAATCTGTGAGATCAAGGGTGACGTGGAGAGCATCCCCATCATGCTGGTGGGCAATAAGTGTGACGAGAGCCCCAACCGCGAGGTGCAGAGCAGCGAGGCAGAGGCCTTGGCCCGGAAGTGGAAATGCGCCTTCATGGAGACCTCAGCCAAGCTCAACCACAACGTGAAGGAGCTCTTCCAGGAGCTGCTCAACCTGGAGAAGCGCAGGACCGTGAGCCTACAGATCGACGGGAAAAAGACCAAGCagcagaagaggaaagaaaagctcAAGGGCAAATGCGTGATCATGTGAACAGCCCTCCCATGAGGAGGAGCTGTTGCGTCCGGTGGCCTCCTTTCCCCTCCCATGTGAAATCCACCGTCTCTGGGTAGCATGTCAGATGCCCACGTGTTCAATATTGCATTTGAACAGAGATGTACCCTGTTGTCCTTCAAGAGGGCATTTCACATCACCACCACCAGACATCCCCTCTCCTGGTCCATCAGGCTGTTAAAAGGAAAACCAAGAGGCTCAGCATTGCAAGGGACTGAGGGAGATGTCAGGGATTTCCTAAGGCACCATTCTCCATTAGACAGCAGCTGGGCTTGTACACATGGAAGCAGCGTTTGCCCAGAGGGCTAAATAGCAAATCAACATGCATGTGAGAGCATGTTAACACACAGCTGTGGGTGCCAACTCAAAGCcaggcatttccttctgctcAGAATCCAAAAAAACACACTTGAAGGGGGAGGGGACGGACAGGAGGAAGTGAAAAGAGCAGGCCAGAATAGTTTCATtccatggcttttaaaagtggatttaaaatgaaataatgccaCCTCCCCTGAAGGTCATCCATTCTCGATTCTCACCTGGTCTGCTGGGAGCCTTGCCTCCCGAAGGGATGCACTCACCTGTAATCAGGCATACCTAGTTAGGAAGCATTGTTTTAATCTTTTAGAGTATTTATTTTCACTTACAATGACGAGTTCACTAATGGTGTGCTACTCTGTCAGAAATTCTTCAGTTATTGAGTGAAAATATTGTGACATGACTAAAACATCGCAATAATGTGCCCATGTTATATATTTCAAGGGTTTTAGAAatgtgaatgttccttcttttgaCCGATGAGGGGTGCCATTTCCTCCATCCCTCAGAttttaaataaaaccaaataaagtAGCTATTTttagacactttttttttgtccttcaagatggttttcttcttttaaatgactTGCTCTATATCCTGCTGGATGGCAGCCAACAAAAGACCATCCGACTACCAGAAGCACATTCATTTTTCTAGATACGAACATGTGTATGCCACACTTTGCACCTTAATGAAATACTTTGAAACTGAAGTTGTTCACTGTGTTTTTGACACCTATCTCTATCAGAAGTATATTCCTGGAAAAGGCATTCAAGTGATAGCAAGTGAGCTTCCATGCTCCACGGCAAATATCTTTCTATGAGCTGTTCACCACAGTGTTCACTCTAGAAACAATTATCTCCTCTTCCTAATGGTTTTTGTGTGCATCTTTGATCTTTCAAACCAATTATAGCCATTGCTGGTTCCTGCGTGTTGGCCTGGGAGGCGGGATGGTGGCCGGGTGACCGGCAGGTTGTGCTGCCCCTGGCAGAGCCCACTCAGCTTTCATTGTTTTGCCATCATATAGTCTGGTTTGGCTCTGCTTTCTGAAAATTCTCACTGATGGAACTTGCTAGTTCTGCTTGTTATAGTCAGCCCAATGCACGCTGGTCCCAATTGCAGAATTTTCCCCTGGGAAGCCTTTCCCTTTGGTCCCTTTGGCAAGCAAAAGCAGCTCAAATACGGGGCTTGTCAGGGCTCACTCTGTGGCTGCTGTGCAGCAGTGCCATCCCCAGAAGTGCTTGGAAGTTCATGATATTTGTCTTTGGTACGTGTTCTTTTTTGGGTCCACTCCTCTCCTCAACACCCTAGTGTCTCTTTACTGCCCCTCGAGCAGGGATTGCTGCAGCAGCCATTTGTGGCACCTTGGTCCTCCTAAGCACACTTAGGCTCTCAacttattctatttttctttagcaCTTTCTGGTTAAATGTCCTTGCCCTGGTCTCATTCTCTCTGCCCTACTGATGGTGCAATTAGGTCATGAAAGCCACCATTGAGAAGGAAGGGCTCTGTGGTCCTGTCATTTGCAGGGGCCTTGCTAGAACAAAACTTCTCTGACTTTACCCAACAGGTAATGGTCACACTGAGAAAGGTCATGGGAGTGACCTGGGGGCCAGTGGGATGGAGCTTAGAGCGTTTTGGACAATTTTGAGGCCCTCTCCAAATCCCAACAGGCAGGGCTTCCAGCAGCCTTGCTCTGTTCCACAAGAGCACTCGGGCAGCccatggtgtctcagtggcagagttctctcctgccgtGTCGGAGACCCCGGTTCggttccaggtgcctgcccatgcaaaataaataaataaataagaacattcaGGGTGAAATCTGGTCTGTGGATTTTctgtaacatttatttttcaacctctcctattctttttcttatttctattcaAACTATTATAGACTTGTGATATGGGCATGGGTAAGGAGAAGAAGAGACTGAGCATCATAATCAAAATGGGATTTATAGACGGGTTGGTGTTTTGCTAACAGTAAAATGTGGCATCTGCCGCTGACCGAATAGTCAACGAGGCTTCTCATGTGAAATGTTCCTGTAAAAAGTTCCGCTTCTATGCATCATGGTCAGAATTTCTTACGGCTCTCTCAAGTCAGTAGCTATATATCGCGATGAGACACTTGTAATTATTGAAAATCTAATCTCATTCGGGacatattttcttccttcatatTTTGCCTGTGAGTTTTACAGGAAAGTTATGGAAACCTCAACCACTGGCCTTTGTCCTGAGGTCATTTTCTATGAACCAAACTGGTGGTTAATTTGGACTAATCCTTTAGAAACTCCCCAGCTGACTCAGGACTTGAGTTGATAAAACCAAATCAGAGAGTTGCAGCATTTGTGTGGCCCCATCCCCAAATACGCAGTTTTGGTTCTTGAGAGCACATTTCAGACTGCATATGTGAACACACATTTTTGACCTAGCCTCACTAAGTTATAAAACTCAAAATATTGCTTTGAAAATGGCTGTCTGGGAACAAGCCCGGGCTTGACTTTCCTTCTGTCCCTTGCTGGTCCCTTCTCCATCCAATAACAAGCCATGGGCATGCATGCAATACAGCAAGACCCACACAAGAGCAATATTGAATCGTTAATTCtatctaaaattatatatatatattatatatataatttatcttcTTGCATTTTTGAGGTATAAAGTAGCAAACTGTACATACCTGTAAGCAAGTATATTTGTTTCACTGTTTGTAATATTTAAGAAACACCCATTCTTTGTAGAACAAAacatgtattaaatatttaaaaaaaaattgctctgtGATACTTAACCATTTTTCAGAATTTGTAACGTGTCGCTCCTAACATAAGCTCTTTGACAAAATGTGTCACTGATGAAACACATGTAAACCCCTCTAAGATACGTTCTGGAATTCAATATCCTACACAGACAGTATGTGGACAAAGTATTTACAGAGCATGACTTTTATATGTGTGGGATAacaatgtgtatatttatatttaaggtgTATTTATTGTTCTAATTTCATtatctattatattttatttactccGCAGCTATAAAAATCACCCTAGCATACAAGTTTCTAGTTGCCAGTGATGTTCTGAGTATAATGAAACATACTGAAATAAAGCTTCGGTTATG of the Tamandua tetradactyla isolate mTamTet1 chromosome 2, mTamTet1.pri, whole genome shotgun sequence genome contains:
- the DIRAS2 gene encoding GTP-binding protein Di-Ras2, with amino-acid sequence MPEQSNDYRVAVFGAGGVGKSSLVLRFVKGTFRESYIPTVEDTYRQVISCDKSICTLQITDTTGSHQFPAMQRLSISKGHAFILVYSITSRQSLEELKPIYEQICEIKGDVESIPIMLVGNKCDESPNREVQSSEAEALARKWKCAFMETSAKLNHNVKELFQELLNLEKRRTVSLQIDGKKTKQQKRKEKLKGKCVIM